A single Nicotiana tabacum cultivar K326 chromosome 5, ASM71507v2, whole genome shotgun sequence DNA region contains:
- the LOC107794043 gene encoding protease Do-like 5, chloroplastic yields the protein MDNPSMDPTGNPPLITTSNDFQGARVLSQVTNYHVIAKLSTDQSGLQRCKVSLVNAKGESIAKEAKIVGVDPAYDLAVLKVDVEGDEVKPISVGASRGLRVGQSCFAIGNPYGFENTLTTGVILIYSREIPAPNGAAIKGAIQTDAAINAGNSGGPLIDSSGHVIGVNTATFTRRGSGMSSGVNFAIPIDTVVRTIPYLIVYGTTYKDRY from the exons ATGGATAATCCTAGTATGGATCCCACTGGGAATCCACCCTTAATCACAACTAGTAATGAT tttcagggcgcacgagtgttATCGCAGGTTACCAATTACCATGTCATTGCTAAATTATCTACTGATCAAAGTGGACTGCAGCGTTGTAAG GTTTCTTTAGTAAATGCTAAAGGAGAAAGCATAGCTAAGGAAGCGAAGATTGTAGGTGTTGATCCAGCATATGATCTGGCTGTTCTCAAG GTTGATGTTGAAGGTGATGAAGTAAAACCAATCTCTGTTGGTGCCTCCCGTGGCTTACGTGTAGGTCAAAGTTGCTTCGCCATTGGAAATCCCTATGGATTTGAAAACACTCTGACAACTGGGGTAATACTTATCTACA GCAGGGAAATACCTGCACCAAATGGAGCCGCCATTAAAGGAGCTATTCAAACAGATGCTGCTATTAATGCTG GGAATTCAGGTGGACCGTTGATTGATTCATCTGGTCATGTAATTGGTGTAAATACAGCAACCTTCACCCGCAGAG GCTCGGGTATGTCGTCAGGGGTTAACTTTGCCATACCAATTGACACGGTTGTACGAACAATACCTTACCTGATCGTTTATGGAACAACATACAAAGACAGATATTGA